In Bythopirellula goksoeyrii, a single window of DNA contains:
- a CDS encoding Ig-like domain-containing protein produces MDRILEFKSYRGRHLRLESLEQRHMLAADALTPGACFDETFEAKLEIIESDTVVSYFQFQDGNRWSSTATDGGGLGQGDATTLTWSIVPDGTNIPASSFDDNGGGEGPSDLISFLDGIRGAGGGGADLTNRPWFQVFVDAFDRLGAVSGLTYVYEAADDGVELNSASGSLGDRGDVRIGGRFVDGQPSGGSTLAYNAGPNDSDMVIDTGNVNFYTNTANNSVNFRNTVMHEAGHGIGINHVLPTDQTKLMEPSITANFDGPQIDDILAMQRGYGDVLEKNGGNDSTGTATNLGALPPGTMLTLGADGGPDVVVAANDVDFLSIDDDSDEDLFELQLVAGAGLKVMLTPLGPTYLQGPQGDDDDPPPAPTSFDSSMQSDLALEILDSGGGVVASMDANGLGGIEVIDDFVATAGGNYFVRVTGANNAVQLYQLDLITSDTFEPNHTIATATILGSLPAITLQDLSIHNEDDQDFYKITANKTGKLIVNAFFEHAVGNIDIEIQDSAGNVIASSTSVSDDEQLIIPVVTQEMYFLRVFGVGDGVMNTYDLEIENFAAPQPTFADLLPSSDTGMMNDDDITSDTTPTFAIQADLADFQNMGITLLNQATIDPDGNGVATDATNDGAGVFVSLINIVSGALVQGFANPVGPTGILWTFTVPAAQALTAGDWFVSSAVQIVDGQQDPSRSTGRAQLSDPLIITILPDGVPATATTDLVTSSDTGMSDTDNVTNKMSPAFVGVAPAGFKVRLYANGSLVGQTVAGSDTSDVGVGAIDGLGGANNDGFGIWEITTEPLADGAYDITLEIEDPAGNVTIIDPSLNEGTSTDIWIDTTDPNTPFLDLLATSDTGRDNADDITFTNRPTVVMRGNDTVNGGPTNPFPNDVKFRLYLRPDGAIPTSEILVYDSFSDLGGFTTLSSITQTISLVLNNPAGAVIPDGVHNFKLEIEDRAGNISHDFLLPFEVDTAVPPVSFGEPAVAFDGLKSGSDSGVATVPPTLNDRITNDTTPTFWGLAEANSIVRVYADLNDDGTVDAGDVLLGLSVALPYDGNLAFADGYWEITTSIDLNDPAFFALRDGVRNLLVTAEDVAGNVNLPDDLVGDAQQSLEIFIDTQGPQVNEVFITDERQYDLFDPKPSVDGPTPLINELTIEFTDNPNRVIPGFDYPGLVEGIAEAPGNYRLVGDHVGIVPIQTVTFVPGVNVDGQPAVDSVILTFTEPLPDDRFTLTILDNLVDPVGNKLDGESNGVEPLDNPRFPSGDGVPGGNFQARFTVDTRPEIGSFVAQSISIDINGNFNWDPNPPLGGDSRNVDIAFTLPVADLNGVQAPGAYNVHDLVFAGKFGLGGGLIVGDNAIFVIDISGSTSNAFGGDPVGDQNSDGISNTILDAEIAAFKLLNQQLIDRGLGNSAQVGIAAFDTNSSIVDMDPVAAGVQLTTTPLADTNTNGIRDVDEALMQLQDLGSTNFEAGLQDAISIIGGAGIANGTANVVFLSDGFPNEGGSFTDEVETIRTTLGHNLRAFGVGPGASLASLQQIDPTAISFSSTNELLAAFGGGGGGAMGAISGFDTLAAYGWSAAGIPGNATPNFRWIVDQNHDGVVSLQDGEMITIQPTLANFNVAGAIPVAGNFDLDADNGDEIGLYNQGKWGLDLNRDFVIQANEIISTTLLGHPIVGDFDGDGLDDLAVFNNNQFFFNFANDGFADAADQLIIWGFPGVLDRPVAADMDQDGIDDIGLWVPRNSSQPDRIIAEWYFLLSNDYAGTARITGSANTLNHPFTPVPFGFDIYAEFGDELALPVVGNFDPPVAPLQVDIPLGPHDDTKIPTLNPQGGMDGDYDGDGDVDGRDFLAWQRSHGSNQNMAADGDHSGIIDGGDLTMWSANYTDSSSSSMTSDYNGDGDVDGRDFLMLQRSGASSAAIISWQAEYGNSSSAHLIAALSVDENSPPTNSVSSVSEAAPTTMASADSPALFWLSLPEQPTPYSGVEFFEEFADLRYEQARIETQLSKASELTNEIADGYAKGEDEEESEIEFELVLDEAFSELGV; encoded by the coding sequence TTGGACCGCATCCTCGAATTTAAGTCCTACCGAGGTCGTCACTTGAGACTTGAGTCGCTCGAACAGCGTCACATGCTAGCCGCAGACGCGCTCACGCCTGGTGCATGCTTCGATGAGACCTTTGAGGCAAAACTGGAGATTATTGAGAGTGATACCGTTGTTTCTTATTTTCAATTCCAAGATGGAAATCGCTGGTCCTCAACAGCAACCGACGGCGGCGGTTTGGGACAAGGCGACGCGACAACCCTCACTTGGAGTATCGTACCCGATGGAACGAATATTCCTGCGAGCAGCTTTGATGACAACGGCGGAGGAGAAGGCCCCAGCGATCTCATTAGTTTCTTGGATGGCATTCGAGGAGCCGGGGGGGGTGGAGCTGACCTAACCAATCGACCATGGTTTCAGGTCTTTGTCGACGCATTTGATCGCCTGGGTGCGGTTTCAGGCCTTACCTACGTTTATGAGGCTGCCGATGATGGCGTAGAACTGAATTCCGCTTCGGGAAGTTTGGGTGATCGCGGTGACGTACGAATCGGGGGTCGATTTGTCGATGGTCAGCCTTCTGGAGGTAGTACTCTTGCCTACAATGCAGGCCCAAACGATAGCGACATGGTAATCGACACAGGCAACGTTAACTTCTACACAAATACTGCCAACAACTCGGTGAACTTTCGAAACACCGTCATGCACGAAGCGGGGCATGGGATCGGCATCAATCATGTCCTGCCGACGGATCAAACCAAATTGATGGAACCCAGCATTACCGCCAACTTTGATGGCCCCCAGATTGACGACATCCTGGCAATGCAAAGGGGCTACGGTGATGTGCTCGAAAAGAACGGCGGAAATGATTCTACCGGCACCGCCACAAATCTGGGCGCGCTGCCTCCCGGAACTATGCTCACTCTCGGTGCTGATGGCGGTCCCGACGTAGTCGTTGCTGCCAATGATGTCGATTTCCTCAGCATCGATGATGATAGCGATGAAGATCTCTTTGAGTTGCAACTGGTGGCTGGAGCAGGCTTGAAAGTGATGCTGACGCCTCTGGGACCAACTTATCTACAGGGACCACAGGGTGATGACGACGATCCCCCACCGGCACCTACTTCTTTCGATTCATCTATGCAGAGCGATCTCGCTTTGGAAATCCTCGATAGCGGCGGCGGAGTCGTAGCCTCTATGGATGCAAATGGTCTAGGAGGTATCGAAGTAATCGACGACTTCGTAGCAACCGCTGGAGGGAATTACTTCGTACGAGTCACCGGAGCAAACAACGCCGTGCAGCTCTATCAGCTCGACCTCATCACGAGCGACACGTTTGAACCAAATCACACGATTGCCACAGCCACGATCTTGGGATCGCTTCCAGCCATTACGCTTCAAGACCTCTCCATTCACAACGAGGACGACCAAGACTTTTACAAGATTACTGCCAACAAAACTGGCAAGTTAATTGTCAATGCCTTTTTCGAGCATGCCGTTGGGAACATCGACATCGAGATTCAAGACTCAGCAGGAAACGTAATTGCCAGTTCGACAAGCGTCTCTGACGACGAGCAACTCATCATCCCAGTTGTTACCCAGGAGATGTACTTCTTGAGAGTATTCGGCGTCGGTGACGGCGTGATGAACACCTACGATCTGGAAATCGAGAACTTCGCGGCACCGCAACCGACGTTTGCCGATCTTTTGCCCTCTAGCGACACGGGCATGATGAACGATGACGATATTACAAGCGACACGACTCCCACGTTTGCAATCCAAGCCGATTTGGCAGACTTCCAGAACATGGGGATTACGCTTCTGAATCAGGCCACGATAGACCCAGATGGCAATGGCGTAGCCACCGATGCAACTAACGATGGTGCTGGAGTATTCGTCTCACTGATCAACATCGTATCGGGTGCCCTCGTCCAAGGATTTGCCAATCCGGTCGGTCCCACGGGAATTCTTTGGACATTCACGGTTCCAGCCGCTCAAGCACTCACAGCGGGCGACTGGTTTGTCTCCTCTGCCGTACAGATTGTCGACGGTCAGCAGGATCCGAGCCGATCCACAGGAAGAGCTCAGCTTTCCGATCCACTGATTATCACGATCTTGCCAGATGGCGTGCCCGCGACTGCTACGACGGATTTGGTCACCTCGAGTGACACGGGTATGTCCGATACGGACAATGTCACCAACAAGATGTCCCCGGCCTTTGTCGGAGTTGCACCCGCTGGCTTCAAAGTACGACTCTATGCGAATGGTTCTCTTGTAGGACAAACCGTGGCCGGGTCAGACACTTCCGATGTTGGTGTAGGCGCAATAGACGGCTTGGGAGGAGCCAATAACGACGGTTTTGGTATCTGGGAAATAACAACAGAACCATTAGCAGACGGTGCCTATGACATCACACTAGAAATCGAAGATCCTGCGGGCAATGTCACGATAATCGATCCAAGCCTGAACGAGGGTACATCGACCGACATCTGGATCGACACCACTGATCCCAATACTCCTTTCCTTGATCTCTTGGCAACTTCCGACACGGGCCGCGACAACGCAGATGACATTACTTTCACCAATCGCCCCACAGTCGTTATGCGGGGCAATGACACGGTTAACGGCGGCCCAACCAATCCCTTCCCCAATGATGTAAAATTCCGGCTCTATCTGCGGCCTGATGGAGCAATCCCCACCTCTGAGATTCTGGTTTACGACAGCTTTTCTGATTTGGGAGGTTTCACGACACTTTCTTCGATCACTCAAACTATTTCCCTCGTGCTTAATAATCCCGCGGGAGCTGTGATTCCTGACGGCGTACACAACTTCAAGTTAGAAATCGAAGACCGGGCTGGCAATATTAGCCATGATTTCCTACTTCCATTTGAAGTCGATACCGCTGTACCACCCGTCTCCTTTGGAGAACCTGCAGTAGCTTTCGATGGTCTGAAATCCGGAAGCGATTCGGGAGTTGCTACAGTCCCGCCAACACTCAATGACCGCATCACCAACGATACGACACCGACATTCTGGGGACTTGCCGAAGCAAATTCTATCGTCCGTGTCTATGCAGATCTCAACGACGATGGAACAGTTGATGCGGGTGATGTGCTACTTGGTCTATCAGTCGCACTACCTTACGATGGGAATCTTGCGTTCGCCGACGGCTACTGGGAAATTACTACTTCGATCGACCTCAACGACCCGGCATTCTTTGCCCTCAGAGATGGGGTTCGCAATTTACTCGTCACAGCCGAAGACGTCGCTGGAAACGTTAATCTTCCCGATGACTTAGTCGGAGATGCACAGCAATCTCTTGAGATCTTCATCGACACCCAAGGCCCTCAAGTAAACGAGGTCTTCATTACCGATGAACGCCAATATGATCTGTTCGATCCAAAGCCTTCGGTAGATGGGCCAACCCCTTTGATCAATGAATTGACAATTGAGTTCACGGACAACCCCAACCGAGTGATCCCAGGTTTCGACTATCCTGGGTTAGTCGAAGGTATCGCCGAGGCGCCTGGAAACTATCGTCTCGTGGGGGATCATGTGGGAATCGTTCCCATTCAAACAGTCACGTTTGTACCTGGGGTCAACGTCGACGGTCAGCCAGCCGTCGATTCTGTAATTCTCACCTTCACAGAACCGCTCCCTGACGACCGCTTTACTCTGACGATCCTCGACAATCTGGTCGATCCCGTTGGTAACAAGCTGGACGGTGAATCCAACGGCGTCGAGCCGCTCGATAATCCGCGTTTCCCGTCAGGAGACGGTGTTCCTGGAGGCAATTTCCAAGCTCGCTTCACAGTGGACACCAGACCCGAAATCGGCTCCTTTGTGGCTCAAAGCATATCGATCGATATCAATGGCAATTTTAATTGGGATCCAAATCCACCTCTGGGTGGCGACTCCCGCAACGTGGATATTGCTTTTACTTTGCCAGTGGCCGACCTCAATGGAGTACAGGCTCCCGGAGCCTATAACGTTCATGACCTTGTGTTCGCAGGCAAATTCGGCCTCGGCGGTGGACTGATCGTCGGCGATAACGCCATTTTTGTAATCGACATTTCCGGCAGTACTAGTAATGCATTTGGTGGAGACCCTGTAGGAGATCAAAACAGTGACGGTATTTCCAATACGATACTCGATGCTGAGATTGCCGCATTCAAGTTGCTCAATCAACAACTGATCGATCGCGGGCTTGGCAATTCGGCTCAAGTTGGCATCGCTGCGTTTGATACTAACAGTTCGATCGTCGACATGGACCCCGTAGCAGCGGGCGTACAACTAACGACAACACCACTGGCTGATACGAACACCAATGGAATTCGTGACGTCGACGAAGCATTGATGCAGCTCCAAGACTTGGGAAGCACGAATTTCGAAGCCGGCCTGCAAGATGCTATCTCCATCATCGGTGGAGCCGGTATTGCCAACGGGACAGCCAATGTCGTCTTCCTTTCAGACGGCTTTCCCAACGAAGGAGGTTCGTTCACCGACGAAGTCGAAACAATACGAACCACCCTCGGGCACAACCTCCGAGCCTTTGGTGTCGGCCCAGGAGCATCGTTGGCTTCATTGCAGCAAATCGATCCTACTGCCATTTCATTCTCCAGCACCAACGAATTGTTGGCGGCCTTCGGTGGAGGGGGGGGCGGTGCAATGGGAGCAATTAGTGGATTTGACACGTTGGCTGCCTACGGTTGGTCTGCGGCAGGTATACCAGGCAACGCTACACCAAACTTTCGCTGGATCGTAGATCAAAATCACGACGGTGTAGTCAGCTTACAAGATGGTGAGATGATTACGATTCAACCGACATTGGCCAACTTCAACGTTGCTGGTGCCATTCCTGTGGCGGGCAATTTCGACCTCGACGCTGACAATGGCGATGAAATTGGTCTCTACAATCAAGGCAAGTGGGGACTCGACCTCAATCGCGATTTTGTAATCCAAGCAAACGAAATCATTTCCACTACGTTGCTTGGACACCCGATCGTAGGTGACTTCGACGGCGATGGACTCGATGACCTGGCTGTGTTCAACAACAACCAGTTCTTTTTTAACTTTGCCAATGACGGCTTCGCGGACGCGGCTGATCAGTTGATCATCTGGGGCTTCCCGGGTGTGCTCGATCGCCCGGTTGCCGCAGATATGGACCAGGATGGCATCGACGATATTGGGCTCTGGGTGCCACGCAATAGTTCCCAGCCTGATCGTATAATCGCCGAATGGTATTTCCTGCTGTCCAACGACTATGCCGGGACGGCTCGGATCACTGGATCAGCCAACACGCTCAACCACCCTTTCACGCCTGTTCCGTTCGGATTCGACATCTATGCTGAATTCGGTGATGAACTAGCCCTGCCAGTAGTGGGGAACTTCGATCCGCCCGTCGCTCCACTTCAAGTGGATATACCACTGGGTCCTCATGATGACACTAAGATTCCAACGCTAAATCCCCAGGGAGGCATGGACGGCGACTACGATGGCGATGGCGATGTGGACGGCCGAGATTTCCTCGCTTGGCAACGCAGCCATGGTTCCAACCAGAATATGGCTGCGGATGGCGATCACAGCGGAATTATTGACGGTGGTGATCTTACTATGTGGTCTGCGAACTACACTGACTCAAGTTCTTCGTCGATGACCAGCGACTACAATGGTGACGGTGACGTGGATGGTCGCGATTTCCTCATGCTACAGCGTAGCGGTGCAAGTAGCGCTGCAATCATTTCCTGGCAAGCAGAGTATGGTAACAGCAGTTCGGCTCACCTAATTGCTGCCCTCTCAGTAGATGAGAATTCTCCACCGACAAACTCGGTGTCCTCCGTCAGCGAAGCTGCCCCCACAACGATGGCAAGTGCGGACTCCCCTGCCCTGTTCTGGTTAAGCCTTCCCGAGCAACCCACTCCATATTCGGGAGTAGAATTCTTTGAAGAATTCGCAGATCTACGTTACGAGCAAGCCCGAATTGAGACTCAATTATCAAAGGCATCAGAACTGACAAATGAAATTGCAGATGGCTATGCCAAAGGGGAGGACGAAGAAGAATCTGAAATCGAATTCGAACTCGTTCTCGACGAAGCGTTCAGCGAGTTGGGAGTTTAG
- the recQ gene encoding DNA helicase RecQ, whose translation MSHASAPTTADLQLVDALRRYWGYEEFRPLQLQAMQCAMEHRDSVVVLPTGGGKSLCYQVPAVCLEGLTVVVSPLISLMKDQVDALTDCGVRAACIHSMVEANEKRRIAEEIRSGELKLLYVAPERVVQPRTIDFLQSVSVSQIAVDEAHCISSWGHDFRPEYRQLRLLRNALPGVGMHAYTATATERVRTDVAEQLGLENAQIMVGDFDRPNLVYRVKRKNRATEQIRSVIERHAGAAGIVYCISRKQVEETAASLVSTGIRARPYHAGLEDHVRERHQTEFAQEEVDVIVATVAFGMGIDKSNVRYVIHSGMPKSLEQYQQESGRAGRDGLEAECLLLYSGGDAALWRRLIKQGEQSQSGAEEGRQGAFDALNAMSDFCHSAACRHRTLVGYFGQELDHDNCGACDACLNEIETVDDSLVIGQKVLSCVLRLEERYGADYTAKVLIGSNDQRIIERGHENLSTHGLLEEHSLRTVRDWTEQLVGQGFLEKTGEYNTLSVTQHGRELLRGGHTPRLLKPTEPQRSRRTRTQEDGDQWEGVHKGLFEELRKLRRDLAHERSVPAYIVFGDQSLRDMARSRPTTLDDFRQVSGVGEKKLTEYGDAFVTCIRQFFDSH comes from the coding sequence ATGAGCCACGCTTCTGCCCCAACTACCGCCGACCTGCAACTTGTAGATGCCTTGCGCCGCTATTGGGGCTACGAAGAGTTCCGCCCTTTGCAGTTGCAGGCCATGCAATGTGCGATGGAGCACCGCGACTCCGTCGTCGTTCTCCCAACGGGTGGCGGAAAATCGCTCTGCTATCAGGTCCCAGCAGTTTGCCTTGAGGGGCTCACGGTAGTCGTCTCACCACTGATCTCGCTGATGAAAGATCAAGTCGACGCACTTACCGACTGCGGTGTTCGGGCCGCTTGCATTCACAGCATGGTAGAAGCGAATGAGAAACGCCGCATCGCCGAGGAAATTCGCAGCGGCGAACTCAAGTTGCTCTATGTCGCCCCCGAACGCGTCGTCCAACCACGCACGATCGATTTCCTTCAGTCGGTTTCCGTCTCCCAGATCGCAGTAGACGAGGCCCATTGCATCAGCTCCTGGGGCCATGATTTTCGCCCCGAGTATCGACAGCTCCGGCTCCTCAGAAATGCTTTGCCGGGCGTGGGCATGCACGCCTACACTGCGACTGCCACCGAGCGAGTTCGCACGGATGTCGCCGAGCAACTCGGCTTGGAAAACGCCCAGATTATGGTCGGAGATTTTGATCGCCCCAACCTCGTCTACCGTGTGAAGCGAAAGAACCGGGCTACCGAACAAATTCGCTCCGTTATCGAGCGGCACGCGGGAGCGGCAGGCATCGTCTATTGCATCAGTCGCAAGCAAGTCGAGGAAACAGCTGCGTCGTTGGTTTCAACAGGCATACGCGCGCGTCCTTATCATGCAGGTTTGGAAGACCATGTAAGAGAACGGCACCAAACCGAGTTCGCCCAGGAAGAAGTCGATGTGATTGTAGCCACAGTCGCCTTCGGCATGGGCATCGACAAATCCAACGTGCGATACGTGATCCACTCCGGCATGCCCAAATCACTTGAACAATACCAACAAGAAAGTGGCCGTGCGGGCCGTGATGGTCTCGAAGCGGAATGTCTGCTGCTCTACTCCGGAGGCGATGCGGCATTGTGGCGCCGACTTATCAAGCAAGGCGAACAGTCGCAGTCGGGCGCAGAAGAGGGCCGCCAAGGTGCCTTCGATGCCTTGAACGCCATGTCCGACTTCTGCCACTCGGCCGCTTGCCGCCATCGGACGCTCGTCGGCTACTTTGGCCAAGAACTCGACCACGACAACTGCGGTGCCTGCGACGCCTGCCTCAATGAAATCGAAACAGTTGACGATTCCTTGGTAATCGGCCAGAAAGTACTTTCTTGTGTTCTGCGATTAGAAGAACGCTATGGCGCTGACTACACCGCGAAAGTTCTCATTGGTTCCAATGACCAGCGCATCATCGAACGAGGCCACGAGAATCTCAGCACCCACGGCCTCCTCGAAGAACACTCCTTGCGTACAGTACGAGATTGGACCGAGCAACTTGTAGGCCAAGGCTTCTTGGAAAAAACTGGCGAATATAACACGCTCTCCGTTACCCAACATGGCCGCGAGTTACTCCGTGGCGGACATACCCCGAGATTACTAAAACCAACCGAGCCCCAGAGATCACGGCGCACTCGGACGCAGGAAGATGGCGATCAATGGGAAGGGGTCCACAAAGGTCTGTTCGAGGAACTACGCAAGCTGCGCCGCGACTTGGCTCATGAACGGAGTGTCCCTGCATACATCGTATTCGGCGATCAAAGCCTCCGTGACATGGCCCGTAGTCGCCCCACAACGCTCGACGATTTCCGCCAAGTCTCCGGGGTTGGTGAGAAAAAACTCACAGAATACGGCGACGCATTCGTGACCTGCATCAGGCAGTTCTTCGACTCACATTAA